The Candidatus Dormiibacterota bacterium DNA segment TCTCACTCGCCCGACGGATCGGCGGGACGCTGCTGAACCCGAACGACCCCGCGGGGCCGATCTCGGTGTCGATCGGGACCGCCGCCTTTCCGGTCGACGGCATCACCGCGGTAGGCCTGCTGGCGGCTGCCGATCGCTCGATGTACGTCGAAAAGCGGCAGCGAGTCGCCTGAGGCGGAGACTACTCCGCCTGGTACGGCTGCCGGACTTCCTCGGGCAACTCGTACCAGCTGACCCGATCGCCGACCCGGGCGCGCAGCTTCCATTTGAGCGATTTCGGCTGCGCATCGATCCGGGCCCAAAGCTCATCGAGCCGCTGCTCGATCGTTGCGGACGCCACCGGGAGCTCTTTTGCGGTTTGGCGAAGACGCGCCGTGTTCAACTGCAGCGTTCGGTACAGGCCCCAATCCTGCGAGAGCAAGCGGGACAGGTACACCGCATTGATGGCGTCGTTATCGTGGTCCGCGATCGGATGATCGAGGAGCAGAGCGACGGAATCGACGAGGTCCTTCATGTTCACCTCGAAGACCTGCAGCTTGCTGAGTAGCAAGTCGGCGGGGGTCAGGCAGGCGTCGTCGCCGCCCAGCCGGTCGGCCAGCTCGATGACGTGGCACATGCGCATTCGGTCGATGAAGATATCGATCTGCCGGCTGTTCACGCCATCCAGGTAGAGCAGACGCTGGTGCCCATTCAGCGTGTTGAAGCGGAGGTCTCCCTGGTAACCGAGAGATTCGAACAGCTTCTGGACCTGGGCTCGCTGCTTCGAGGGCGCGACGAAATCGAGGTCGCCGTACTTCCGCTTGAGGGGCGGCTGCCTGGCGCTGGGCGAGTGGAGGTTGACAGCGGCGCCGCCGACCAGCTTCACCGGAACCCGGGCCGTGCGCGCCGCGGCCGAGATGCGTTCAGCCTCGGCGATGACGTCGGCGACGGGGGCGCCGGTCTGCGCCGTCAGCTCATTGCTCCTGCACGTCCACGATGATCGTCTTGAGGTCGGTCATCTGCTCGATCGCGCGATAGCCTCCGACCCGACCGATGCCGCTCTCCTTTCCGGCGCCGCCGCCGAAGGGAATATGCGCCTCCCAGTAGTTTGACGACTCGTTGACATTCACCCAACCGGTCTCGAGCCGCCTGGCAAACCTGAGCGCGCGGTCGATGTCCCGCGTATAGACGGAGCCGAGCAGGCCGTACGGTGAATCGTTGGCGATGCGCAGCGCGTCCGCTTCGTCGTTAAAGGAAATCACGGGCGCGATCGGGCCGAAGGTCTCCTCGCGGCTGACGCGCATCCCAGGCGAGACATTACGCAGCACCGTCGCCTCGTAGTAGAGCGACGTCGGAAAGCCGCCTGCCCGGTGGCCGCCGGTCACCAGTGTCGCGCCCCGGTCGATCGCGTCGGCCACGTGTTCATCCATCTTCAACGCGACGCGCTCGTTGTTCAGCGGTCCCATGGTGGTTGCCTCGTCGAATGGATCCCCAAGGGTCACGGTCTCCATCGCGGTCTTGAGCTGCGCCAGGAAAGCGTCCTGGATCCCGCTCTGCACCAGGATGCGCTCGCCTGCCGTGCAGCTCTGTCCCGCGCAGAGGAAACACCCGGTGATGGTGCCCTCTGCCGCCCGTGCCAGGTCGGCGTCTTCGAAGATCACGATTGGGCCGTTGCCACCGAGCTCGAGCATGACATGCTTGCCTGCCGCGCGCCGCGCCACCGAGCGGCCGGTCTCGGTCGATCCGACGAACCCGACGCCGGTGGTCAGTGGGTGGCCGGCAATCTCGTCGCCAACTACCGAGCCCGGGCCGGTGACGAGGTTGACGGCGCCGGCCGGCAGGTCCGCCTCGGCCAGGCACTCCATCAGCTTGACCGAGATCGCGGACGTCGATGTCGCGGGGGCCCAGACGATGGCGTTGCCGCCCGCCAGGGCCGGGGCAATCAGCTCCGTTGCCATGGTCAGCGGCCAGTTCCAGGGAGTGATCAGCGCATAGACACCGCGGGGAACCCGAAGCGTGAAGACCAGCTTGTTCTTCGCCATCGATGGGATCACGTTCGTCTCGAGCCGCTTGATGTCCTCGGCCGCGATTCGGAAGTAT contains these protein-coding regions:
- a CDS encoding aldehyde dehydrogenase family protein, which codes for MKVADKVETLKMFVDGRWVDSEGGETFEARSPATGEVIAHLPKGTRADASRAVEAAHRARTAMASLGAFDRARLLHRIADVMETRRDELAHWLSLDQGKPYKAEAVGEVGEAIEYFRIAAEDIKRLETNVIPSMAKNKLVFTLRVPRGVYALITPWNWPLTMATELIAPALAGGNAIVWAPATSTSAISVKLMECLAEADLPAGAVNLVTGPGSVVGDEIAGHPLTTGVGFVGSTETGRSVARRAAGKHVMLELGGNGPIVIFEDADLARAAEGTITGCFLCAGQSCTAGERILVQSGIQDAFLAQLKTAMETVTLGDPFDEATTMGPLNNERVALKMDEHVADAIDRGATLVTGGHRAGGFPTSLYYEATVLRNVSPGMRVSREETFGPIAPVISFNDEADALRIANDSPYGLLGSVYTRDIDRALRFARRLETGWVNVNESSNYWEAHIPFGGGAGKESGIGRVGGYRAIEQMTDLKTIIVDVQEQ